Within Piliocolobus tephrosceles isolate RC106 chromosome 7, ASM277652v3, whole genome shotgun sequence, the genomic segment ttgtcatGCAGttatctgactttatttttttttccaagtagaTGTGTcacattatttattgaaaaatgtaatgaggtgttttttaaaaaagattgcaacaaggtaatatttttaattgcaaaagtAATACATATTGATTGTAAAATGAATTAAGACAAAATGAATCCTCTAAGTAAACAAATGGTAGATGAGTGAGAAGCAGTATACAGGGCTGTAGGTCATACAGACCTGGATTTGTAACTTGGTTGCTGTATTGCATTGAACAAATTTCCTAGCCTCAGTGATATGCCACTGCTTCATCGGTGAAGTGGGAATGACAGTAATCCCATGTGGCTGATTGAAATGAGATAATACGTGTGAAGTGTGTTATCTAGAGTACTGTGCCTAGCACACTGTAAATATAAATGAGTAGCAATTATGATAAAGCCCTCTTCTCCCCATCTTCCAAGGGTGTGTGGTGCATTGTAGTGCGGACTTTCTGCGTTACCTAAGGGATAGTGCTGTTTGTCTTCCTTAGCTGTCTGCAGTTACATTGATTCAGCTGCCATCAATCTGAATCTCCATTACTATCAGTTCTTCATTAGACCAATGGTTTTGGAGTTAGGGTTGTGTGCTCtgcattaaaatcacctgggaaCTTTGTCAAACTGCAGGAGTTTGGCCCCCACACTTAGGAATTCCGATTTAGTTAAACTAGCTCGGGCCCCcgtttattatttgaaaaaattcttAAGTGGTGAATCTGATTTTTACACCTAGTTAAACTGACTGGTAAGACAATACGATTTGGATTTGTGGGACATTAGCAAACTGGTGGGAAGGGAAACAGATAAGGCAATGGCATAATTTTCCAATTGAGGACTTAGTGAGTTGagacttctgggctcaggttTGTTGCCAAATAGATGACTTGGGGTAATCAATAGCCTCATTTTCCTTGTTAGTATCTATATATTGACAATAGCCTCATTTTCCTTGTTAGTATCTATATATTGAGCAGTGGAAGGAATGCTCACCACTTATTGAtgagttccttttatattttgtgatttGTCTGCTAGTGGCATTTGTGGAACACCTCGGAATTTAGAAATCTGCTCTTAAGCCCAAAGAAtaacttgttttccttttctaacaGCCATAAGGGTGGCTCAAATTCCGGTTCTCTGGTTGCATCATAATCATCACTCTCGAGTCAGTAGGTCAAGGCACAACCAGTTTTtcacacttcatttttttttttaattgctgaggATGTTCTAGTTCCCTTTTTTCATCCAGGCTAAGTTATCCAGTACGAAACCACTGTGGTCGTTGGATTGTGAAAACATAGGGCCTTGGTCTCCCGTAACTTGGGAAGTGTCTATATGTAGTTCTTACAGCTTACTCTTTATCTACAATTAGCTTCCCTGGgaagtgcctttttttttaaacagaagacAAATCAGTGATAGCGTTGGCAAATGTGTTTTAGTGCTTATTAACATACTTCCTGACTTCACGAACTAGGTACTGTCTTGCCTTGACAGGCTGTTTGTCATGCCTGTACTTAGTAAGGAAATCAGGAAATGATGTTTTTTTGGGTTGTTagtacttaaaaacaaaacaatcctcACTGCTTTCAACAACCTCACTGAAATGGTTTCCTGTGGAGAACTCTCTTTACCTAATTGGAAGAGCTCCTGGTGATGGCAGCAATGGCAGCAGCGTGCAGACAGCTCTGTAGAACCCGCACCTGGGTTGTCATGGAGTTCTGCCACTTGATGGGCCCATTTTGAcctaaatgaaaaagagaaaatagtactATAAGCACAGATATACAGGTGGGTCAAAGGCACACTGGCAAACATATTTTGCTCTAAGTCTGCTGTTCTCTTTAGCGGGTAGATACTTTGAATATAGTGTTGACTTTCGGTTTTGGAGGAATATTATGTGTTTCAATTGTAATTATTATTCGTGGTTACAGTGGAGTAGCAGTGATATGGAGAATGTAAAAATACACATGAtaggcatgtgtgtgtgcctgcttGCATTGTTACTTGAATTAATATAGACAGTGTAACATAATTAAGGCATTAAAGGTATGAGCCTTACAGTCAGCTTGCTTTGGTTTGAATTCAAGTTTCACCACATAACAAGGGCGACTTATGGCTAATTACCctctgtgctttggtttcctcatgtACAGAGCAGGAATAACAGTAAACCCACTTCACGAGATTGTTGTGGGGATTAAGTGAGTGTGTTGAGGAATATATGGTAATAGGTTTAACCTGGCATATAGTGAGCATTCAATACCTGTTAGCTATTATCATAGTTATTTAAGATATTAGAGGCCATTGAAGGTTTCACTGGGAACATCTGGAAAGTGTCTAGCCTCTCTGTTTCTCGCCTTGTTCTCCCTTCATACCTTCCACGTGGAAGGCATAATAGCCAGATGGAGCAGTGACTCCATTCTTCCCCATTGCGCCTCCTGTCTCTCCAGGTGAGTGTTTTAGTGtagtttaactttttttctttctttcggaGCTGCATTGTAGTCTGataattttctgcatataaaattatacaggtttattaaaagacatgaaagaagacctaaatagaGACATATCCCAGATCCGCAATGGGAAGTTTCAAtatcagtgtttttgttttacaagGAGAAAAGTCAAGTCCGTAGGATGGTTGTTATATCAACAAACTCTTGAAAGCAAGGCCGTGAGTAATGTTCCTGCTGATAATTGCAGTTTGCTATTGAGATAAGGGATGCGAGAGGAGGAGGGCCCTGGTACTTGGAGGTGGAGGGGCGAGAAGGTGAAGGGGAACACCAGCATGTGTATAGTTCTGGATTGGAACTCTGAGCACGGACTTCTCAGCCCACCGCTCAGACTCTGGAATGGAGTGATTACATTGTAGCTTTCCAGGGTTATAGCTTGGTTCAGCCCTTCAGTGAATAGCTAGCAGATAGACTTCTACTTTGCATTTGTCAGCAAAAATGTCTAATTAGGGAAAAGAGTAAAAGGTAGGACGCTGGCCACAATCTGAATGATAAATCTCTGTAtacaactattttaatttttttccccctgggaGAAGACACTGTCACGATTCCCTTCTAGTCATAGAAGATGTGCTTGCTGCCACTGGACCTTTGACGTGTAGATGGCTGTGTTGCTGACCACTGGAAAAAGGGTATCAGGAGGAAGGTGAAGATGGGAAAAGTAAATTTGAGAGTCAGCCAATCGGGGGCTAACCGAAGCTCACTGGCAagttctgggaggtgaaggcagagaAGAGGTCGAGGACAAGCCTGTGGGAACAGCTACATTTGGGGAGCAGTGAAAAGGGGTCAGAGAAAGAGAACCAGGACAGGGCATGGGCAGGAAGTGTAAAATGCAGACTGACTGACTATGAGGTGCACAGCATGGGTGAGAATGCAAGACACTTTGATAGGAGAAATGAAGGTGTAAGTGGAGAGACTTTTTAATGCTTCTGGATAGGATTAACTATATTAAAATACTTAAGACTTCCCTACTTAAATGCAATATAATGggattctttttatatattgctgaattctgtCCCTAATATTGTGTTGagtttttttgtgtctatattcatgagagatttttttgtagttttcattgttttttttttgaggcagggtcttgctctgtcacccaggtatgatctcacctcccacctcagccttttaagtagctgggaccatgcctggctaatttaatttaatttttttttttttttttggtggagatggtggggtctcactgtgttgccagggctggtctcaggccatcctctcccctcagccttctggagtgctgggattatagatgtgagccgcAGTGCCTGGCTtgtggtgttctttttttttagtactgTCTTTGGCTTTAGTGTCAGGGCAATGCTAGGTTTATAAAATGAACTGGgaagtgttccttcctctggaagagACAGCGTTTAGTTTTCTttgaatgtttagtagaattcttcagtgaaaccatctgggactggagatttcttttttgggatttttaaaagtatgaagtCAATTTACTTAATAGTTATAAAACGAATTCAGATTATTCCCTATTGGATGAGTTGTGGTACTTTGTGTTTTCCAAGGAGTTGGTCCATTTCACGAAAGTGTGTAGAGTTGTTGTAGCCTGCAGTGATAGTCCCTGTTTCATTCCTGTTATTGGAAATTTgtgtcttttcccttttttctttgtcaCTCTTGCAGGTTTGCAAACCAGTGACAAACCtctttgttttcttgccttttctcttctgcttttctgtttttgattttgttgatttctgctctttaggtttgttttgtttttttctgggttcttGAAGGAGGAGCATAGGTGATTGACTCGAGACTTTTCTTCAATATAAGAATTCATGCTTAcgttttcctctaagcactgtttTCGCcatgttcccttttttttttccttccatctaTGATATCTTACTTAATTTGTGCAGTAACTCTGGCAGTAGGCAGAGATTTTCAGCctcactttacagaggaggaaatgagcTCAGGGAGATTATGTAACATTCCGAAATTCTCAAGACTGAACTGCGTCCTGAGCCAGGTAGTCTAGCTGCAGGTCCATATGGCCATCCAGCTGCCTCCTGGCTCTGAAGTTCTCTCTCTATAGTTTACAGTGTATtcaatacaatatattatttgttAATGGATTCATTAACATTATGTTGAGAGCCATGGGGAACACGTTCAGTATGAGGTAGGAGGACTGAGTCCCAGCAAAGCAGAGAGGGAGGATGAGTCAGGGAAGTAGATGGAACACTAAAAAAGCACAGCTTCACGGAAGTCCAGGGGAGAATTGAGAGTTTGTAGGATGAGAAAGTGATCAGGGATAcgattcatttatttaacaaatatttatagagtgtGTACAGTGTGCGGGACACTGGGCTGGGTGTTGGCCACGCGGCAGTGATCCAAGCACAAATGGTTCCTCCCCTTGAGGATTAGGCtttggtggggaagggagggaattaagaaatttaaagatACTAGGAAGTGAATCAGTGGGTCGGTGCCAGAGAGCATCAGGGAGTAAGAAAGGCAACTTTAAATGGGAATGCCAGGAAAGTTGAGACCTGAAGGATAAGAAAGAGTCTGCCAGGCAGAAGCCTGGGGAAAAACATTTCAGACGAAACAGGTGAGAGCAAGAAGCTTGGCATAGTCGAGGAGGTaagaggaggccagtgtggccgAAGCTGAGAGAGCAAGGGGAACAGTGATGGTAACTGAGATGGGTCTGGGGGGCCCGGCAGTACAGTGGGCAGCCTTGAAAATACTGAGAGGGGAGGCGTGGTCTGACTCGCATTTCAAGATGGTCCTGGTCGCTGTGTGTGGATTGCATTGTAGGGGCAGGAATGGAGGCCAGCTGGCAAGTTAAGCATGAAATGCTGTGGCAGGTGACGGAGAATGAATTAGACATGTACATTGTATATGGAGTAAAAAATCTGAAGGTGGCTCCTTATCATTATTTCAGTGACATTTATTTCTAGAGGCTGAtatatttattgtcattttcCAGAGAATGACAGAAGAGATTCTGAgggtattctttttcttttggcttgaaataatttaattagCTGTTTAGGAAGGAATGCTAATGCTATTGGACATGGACGATGCTTTTGCCTGGCTCCAGTAAAAGAGATGGGAATTTAGTGGGGATGCATTCTTTTGAATCACTGTTGAATTATTGGTTTCTGTGAGAATGTTTGTTTCTACTCTCAGCTCTGCTTATATGTAAGTTGGTAGCACTAGAAATATTACACTAAGTATAGTCAGTCtccaaatgactttttaaaaaccccTGTTTAGACACTGTACGTGGTATCTTTTTGAATTTAGGCAAAAGCAGAGAGCCTGATATAATAAGCCCCCATGGGTACCCATCATTCATTGTCAACAGCAGTCAGCGCATGGCTGATCTTGGGTTCATTTCTACCTGCAAACACTCCCCGCCACCCTCATCCTGTTTGTTTTGAAGCAAATTCCAATaatatttcatctgtaaatatctCAGTATATACTTTCAGCAAGTAAGGACTTTTCCATATTTTAGTGTTTGGTTTTATTCCACCTTAGAGCACATAAATAGGTAACATCTGTCTGGATGGTTTGCCTGCGAGAGTCCCCTTGTATACCACTTGTCGCAGTGTGTTTATTAAAAATCTACCTTTCCACTTCAAAGAGTCTGTTTGGACAGTAAATTATTCGGTGACCTCATATACATGCGAGACATCTTTTCATAGGGGACAGTAAATAAGTTCTTTAATAGCACTTTCAGTATTGAGTATTTTTCTAATAGCGTGTCactgttctatttttgtttttgttttatttttgttaatcagGAGAGCAAGCCCTGGCGGTTCACTCTTTCAAGAAATCATGTGCTGAGGTGTAATGCTACACAAGtcagaggaaggaaggatccTGAAACACATGGTGAGGAAGGAATGAATCAGCTGGATTGCCGTGTTtacaccttcttttctttttcttccattctgttgtttctttgttaCAATTTGGTCATAAGTGCAAAGATGGTTCTTTTGAAAGCAAGAGATTTAAACATTTGAATCATAAGGATAATGTAAATTAGAGTATTTGGTCAGCTGCTAATTATCCGAGTTTAGATTATCCAAatacttaaaacttttattaattttatcatcAACTTTAGGTCTGATGTCTTGTCAGATGTTCTTTCTAATGGACGAAGTGACTCACACCATCATTTCCCTCCTCTCATTCTTTGCTGTTAGCCAATTCTAatatcctcttttctttctttctttctttctttttttttttttgagagatggagtttcactcttgttgcccaggctggggtgcgattgagcgatctctgctcactgcaacctccgcctcccgggttcaggcgattctcctgcctcagcctcctgagtagctgggattacagttgcgtgccaccacacccagctaattttgtatttttagtagaaatggggttttgccatgttggccaggctggtctcaaactcctgacttcaggtgatccacccgccttggcctcccaaagtgctgggattacaggcgtgagccaccatgcccggcctaatgtccccttttctttagaaattgttattatattttattgacagattaaaatttaatatcaaaTGTTACAATGAAATCACATGTtacttgaaaaaatgttagaatgttttaagaaatctttattctgaaaaaaaattatgtttataaaaatggtaaaaaggAGAGAAGACTATTAGCACCTTTAATAGTTAAACATCTTTGACAGAGGTAGAGGCTAGAAAAAGTGGTTGTGCCTCTGTGAATTCCTACTCATTTTATGCTACATGTACCCTTGTTTGTTTATATCTTATCTCTTAGACTGAAGGGAGTTCCATGAGGTCAAGGATTATACATCTTAGATTTTCCCACAGTTATATTTAGCATGTCTTAGCCCTGTTAAGAGTATGGTGAATATTTTttggaagaatgaaaaaagaaaccgGGAATATTCCCTGGCATAGAATATTATGATTTGCTTCCAACTCTGTTGAGTTTGGGGGAAAGCAAGTGGCAAGCCTCTGTAGCCAGTGGCAGTGAAGCTTGGTGAGAGAGCAGGGCTGGGAGTGTCGATGAGGGACTGAGTCGCTTCAAGCATCCTCCCGTCCACTGCACTTTGTGTCACAGCATTGTGGTGCACTGCCGTCTCTGTGCAGCTATCTCCATTTTAGAAGACTAGGAAACCGAGGTCTGATAGCAAATCTGTCAGCAAAGAATGAGAACGAATGTCTCTCATTTCTAAGTATAGTGTTCTTTCTAAAAGAGCAAgttactatttatattttaagaaagagcACATGATGTCTGCTAATGGAAGATAAATGAGAAGCAAACTGGGAAATACATTTTGTCTCAGGATTACTGCATCTACTACTGGATACAGATCAAAAGAGTTCTCTTCAACCCTTTCAACTCTACATTGAACAAATTGAGCTTTTCAGAGCCTTTTTTTGTAAAGTATTTCCAAAGAAGACTTATAGGTTAGGAGTAAACATAAACTACCCAAGTTGGCTAGGAAGGCATTTCTCTTCATCTAAAGATGATGCCCAGGTATGgaacagataagaaaatgagaCCGTGGACATCTTTGTCCTGTGAATTTAGTTGGTCATTGTGTTACAGGGCTGTAATGCTGCTCTAGATCCAGTTAAATAAGAAGTGGGGAGGGGTTGTAAACTGCAGCTTTTTGGGGGCACTTATCCATTTATTATCCCAAGTAAAATACCCATACCAAACAACAAACAGCATCTCTACATTGTCATTGTAATGTTCTCTGAGACACAACCAGTGTTCTAGCCATTGTTCCATCTAAGATTTAAGCATTTTCTAGAAATGTATGGGGTGGGGGTGTTGAACATAATCTCTTCAAGACTGACATGGTTCTCTTTCTTTTGCAGGCCTGATTGTTGGCAAAGGCATTGTAAGAAGCtggcatttatttctgttctaacCCATTACTGTATAACTGTGAATTGACACTATGCATACTTGTTGGTCAGCAAAGCCAAGAAACAAGAGCTATGGCAGTTGAAAAAGTCTGTCTGATTCCAGGGTGTTTTTTCTGGGTTTCATCATCAGGTACTTCCTCCCTTTCATCGCAGCAAGAATGTGGCTCCTTTTACCGTTTGATAAAGATTAAGGACATGTTCTTTGGTCAACAGCGAGAACTTAAAATCTTCTGGAATAGGGTCAGAGACCATTTCAGCTGCAGCTGAGGAAaatgaaatttccattttatttggtGCCTTGTCCAGGGAGCACACTAACTCTTCCGGAAACGCGTCAGTGAAACAGAGATCGTTTTGTGGAATAGCAACCTATGGTTATGGCGAGTGACCCGACGTGATCTGGGGGGCAGGCTGCAGAGGACTCATGACAGGCTATACCATGCTGCGGAATGGGGGCGCGGGGAACGGAGGTCAGACCTGCATGCTGCGCTGGTCCAACCGCATTCGCCTCACGTGGCTCAGCTTCACGCTCTTTGTCATCCTGGTCTTCTTCCCGCTCATCGCCCACTATTACCTCACCACTCTGGATGAGGCTGATGAGGCAGGCAAGCGGATTTTTGGCCCCCGGGTGGGGAACGAGCTGTGCGAGGTGAAGCACGTGCTGGATCTGTGCCGCATCCGGGAGTCGGTGAGTGAAGAGCTCCTGCAGCTGGAGGCCAAGCGCCAAGAGCTGAACAGCGAGATCGCCAAGCTGAATCTGAAGATCGAAGCCTGTAAGAAGAGCATCGAGAATGCCAAGCAGGACCTGCTCCAGCTGAAGAATGTCATCAGCCAGACCGAGCATTCCTACAAGGAGCTCATGGCCCAGAACCAGCCCAAGCTGTCCCTGCCCATCCGACTGCTCCCAGAGAAGGACGATGCAGGCCTCCCTCCCCCGAAGGCCACTCGGGGCTGCCGGCTGCACAACTGCTTTGATTATTCTCGTTGCCCTCTCACCTCTGGCTTCCCGGTCTATGTCTATGACAGTGACCAGTTTGTCTTTGGCAGCTACCTGGATCCCTTGGTCAAGCAGGCTTTTCAGGCGACAGCACGAGCTAATGTTTATGTTACAGAAAACGCAGACATTGCCTGCCTTTACATGATACTAGTGGGAGAGATGCAGGAGCCGGTGGTGCTGCGGCCTGCTGAGCTGGAGAAGCAGTTGCATTCCCTGCCACACTGGCGGACAGATGGACACAACCATGTCATCATCAATCTGTCGCGTAAGTCAGATACACAGAACCTCCTGTATAACGTCAGTACTGGCCGTGCCATGGTGGCCCAGTCCACCTTCTACGCTGTCCAGTACAGACCTGGCTTTGACTTGGTTGTATCGCCGCTGGTCCATGCCATGTCTGAGCCCAACTTCATGGAAATCCCACCACAGGTGCCGGTGAAGCGGAAATATCTCTTCACCTTCCAGGGCGAGAAGATTGAGTCTCTGAGGTCTAGCCTTCAGGAGGCCCGCTCCTTCGAAGAGGAAATGGAGGGCGACCCTCCTGCTGACTACGATGACCGGATCATTGCCACCCTGAAGGCGGTGCAGGACAGCAAGCTGGATCAGGTCCTGGTGGAATTCACCTGCAAAAACCAGCCCAAACCCAGCCTGCCGACTGAGTGGGCACTGTGTGGGGAGCGGGAGGACCGCTTGGAATTGCTGAAGCTCTCCACCTTCGCCCTCATCATCACCCCTGGGGACCCTCGCTTGGTTATTTCCTCTGGGTGTGCAACACGGCTCTTTGAAGCCCTGGAAGTTGGTGCCGTCCCGGTGGTGCTCGGGGAGCAGGTCCAGCTTCCCTACCAGGACATGCTGCAGTGGAACGAAGCGGCCCTGGTGGTGCCCAAGCCTCGTGTTACCGAGGTTCATTTCCTGCTCAGAAGCCTCTCCGATAGTGACCTCCTGGCTATGAGGCGGCAAGGCCGCTTTCTCTGGGAGACTTATTTCTCCACTGCTGACAGTATTTTTAATACCGTGCTGGCTATGATTAGGACTCGCATCCAGATCCCAGCCGCTCCCATACGGGAAGAGGCAGCAGCTGAGATCCCCCACCGTTCAGGCAAGGCGGCTGGAACCGACCCCAACATGGCTGACAACGGGGACCTGGACCTGGGGCCAGTGGAAACGGAGCCGCCCTACGCCTCACCCAGATACCTCCGCAATTTCACTCTGACTGTCACTGACTTTTACCGCAGCTGGAactctgccccagggcctttccATCTTTTCCCCCACACTCCCTTTGACCCTGTGTTGCCCTCAGAGGCCAAATTCTTGGGCTCAGGGACTGGCTTTCGGCCTATTGGTGGTGGAGCTGGGGGTTCTGGCAAGGAGTTTCAGGCAGCGCTTGGAGGCAATGTTCCCCGAGAGCAGTTCACGGTGGTGATGTTGACTTATGAGCGGGAGGAAGTGCTTATGAACTCTTTAGAGAGGCTGAACGGCCTCCCTTACCTGAACAAGGTCGTGGTGGTGTGGAATTCTCCCAAGCTGCCATCAGAGGACCTTCTGTGGCCTGACATTGGCGTCCCCATCATGGTAATAGAAAAACGAACAGTTCGTTTTGGTGCATGAAATAGTGTTTCACTCTTAATCCCTTTTCCATCTTCCTTCACTTTAGCAATCGTGACTTCTAGTAGAGGAGAATACATGCATACTCATGAAAAACCTGTATAGGTTCCTTTCTTCCTGAAGgatttgctgctgctttttcaaGCCTTGGTAGTTCTGTTGCTGTTACTCACTTCCTAAATCTAGGATCCCCAAAACCGAAACTGATTGTATGTTCAACATACAAAACCTTGTCGGTTATCCCATAGACTTCTTCCATGTCATAacaagatgatgatgataatgataagcTACCATTTAGGAAGCACTTAGCATCTAGGCACTATAATAAGCATTTTGTGACATATCATTATCACTGTTTCTTCAACTTATTCATATGGGAGCTGAGGCTTAGGTTAATgaatttgcccaagatcatggTGAGTAATGGAGAAGCCAAGCTTTAGTATGTCTGATTCCAGAAGCGGCAGCTTTAGTCACCTCTCAAAGGGTTTAGGAAGGCCTGTGTCATTTTCCAGGTATTCACAGAAGTCTTTTGGAAGACTGGGGTTGGGGGTCGATATTTTGGAGTTGGAGAACCAACTCCTGTGGAACCTTCCAGGGTGTCTTGTAGGTTCTTTCTCATTTACTCCATCTCGTGGTTAGGTGCTGTATTTTACAGgaaaaataatagctaaataTGTAGGACAGGGCTTTAGTTCTGAGGAGTGTATCCACTTCAGAATGAAACTTGGCATTCTAGAAGAGAGATGGCAACCATCTATCTTAAATGTGCAGCCTTAGAGCAGGTCTTAAGCAGACTGCCAACTGTTTAACCTGCTGCATATATAGTTACTTTTCGGCAAAAGGTAGCAAAAGGTCTGATGGGCCACACATTGCTAGAAgtctagttttttaaaagatgtatttcaTTGGGAAGCCAAtttatttgaattgtttttctaagCAGCAGCATGGTATAATGAGATTTGGAGTGATACAGACCTGGGATTAAGTAGTCATTTTGTGATCTTTGATAATTAGCTTTTTTGATCTCAGCATTAAAGAGGAATCTAAGATAAGACAACTAAGGATTCTAGAAAGGTGCTCACTTATTTGATTCCTTCTTACCCCTTAATGTTAAAGGAGATGGAAGCCAGTATGTTTGTCTTGCCTATGCTGTGGGCAGCTTTAACTGACTTCACTCATAAAGGCTTCTTGTATCCTGTCTACATCATTTCTGTTTGTGTCATAGTTGTTACTGCCTACTTTCTCCTGTGCAAAGTACctctttgctttaaattttttcttactgctgctaatcttatttttttatttaattgaatttatAATCAGAAGCTATTCAAAGACTGTAGGGTTATAAATCCTTTTTATCCcagtttattttgtatattaagtAAAGTTTTGTAAATGGGGAGTTTTTTTAATAGACTTCTCaaagttcactttttttctttctgttacaaCTTtgtcattgaaattaaaaaagcatttgctctgtgaaagatagATGCTCCTCAAATAGTGGAATAATAGAGAAGCcgttgttttccatttttcctgagttttc encodes:
- the EXTL3 gene encoding exostosin-like 3, whose amino-acid sequence is MTGYTMLRNGGAGNGGQTCMLRWSNRIRLTWLSFTLFVILVFFPLIAHYYLTTLDEADEAGKRIFGPRVGNELCEVKHVLDLCRIRESVSEELLQLEAKRQELNSEIAKLNLKIEACKKSIENAKQDLLQLKNVISQTEHSYKELMAQNQPKLSLPIRLLPEKDDAGLPPPKATRGCRLHNCFDYSRCPLTSGFPVYVYDSDQFVFGSYLDPLVKQAFQATARANVYVTENADIACLYMILVGEMQEPVVLRPAELEKQLHSLPHWRTDGHNHVIINLSRKSDTQNLLYNVSTGRAMVAQSTFYAVQYRPGFDLVVSPLVHAMSEPNFMEIPPQVPVKRKYLFTFQGEKIESLRSSLQEARSFEEEMEGDPPADYDDRIIATLKAVQDSKLDQVLVEFTCKNQPKPSLPTEWALCGEREDRLELLKLSTFALIITPGDPRLVISSGCATRLFEALEVGAVPVVLGEQVQLPYQDMLQWNEAALVVPKPRVTEVHFLLRSLSDSDLLAMRRQGRFLWETYFSTADSIFNTVLAMIRTRIQIPAAPIREEAAAEIPHRSGKAAGTDPNMADNGDLDLGPVETEPPYASPRYLRNFTLTVTDFYRSWNSAPGPFHLFPHTPFDPVLPSEAKFLGSGTGFRPIGGGAGGSGKEFQAALGGNVPREQFTVVMLTYEREEVLMNSLERLNGLPYLNKVVVVWNSPKLPSEDLLWPDIGVPIMVVRTEKNSLNNRFLPWNEIETEAILSIDDDAHLRHDEIMFGFRVWREARDRIVGFPGRYHAWDIPHQSWLYNSNYSCELSMVLTGAAFFHKYYAYLYSYVMPQAIRDMVDEYINCEDIAMNFLVSHITRKPPIKVTSRWTFRCPGCPQALSHDDSHFHERHKCINFFVKVYGYMPLLYTQFRVDSVLFKTRLPHDKTKCFKFI